Proteins encoded within one genomic window of Rubripirellula tenax:
- a CDS encoding outer membrane protein assembly factor BamB family protein has translation MAGDALADNWPGWMGPTRDGVYRETGIIEEVPAEGLKIKWRTPIAGGYAGPAVADGRVFVFDYVKTAGEAFNNPGERANLDGRERLTALNEETGKPIWQHTYDCPYSISYPAGPRCTPTVDGEYVYVLGSEGDLRALRVTDGELVWKRSLKEDFSAEVPIWGFAAHPLVDGDSLYTMVGGEGQGIVAFDKLTGEVKWKALDTAAGYCPPSIIQHGGVRQLIAYTPTSVSSLNPASGESYWSVPIAPMYDMSISRPMVDGNLMYASGIRSEALMIELSSDSPDANELWRGEPKEAVHSANATPIFADGVVYGTDCDQGSLIAVDSKDGSRLWETFEATKPGEKRFIKHGTAFLTRIADTDRYLIFSETGDLQMARLTAKGYEDLGRSRILEPTAECFGRSVVWSHPAYANRTAYARNDNEIVAVDLVK, from the coding sequence ATGGCTGGTGACGCCTTGGCGGACAATTGGCCGGGATGGATGGGGCCGACAAGGGATGGAGTGTACCGCGAAACAGGAATCATCGAAGAGGTGCCTGCCGAAGGTTTGAAAATCAAATGGCGGACACCGATCGCGGGCGGGTATGCCGGGCCTGCGGTCGCCGACGGTCGCGTCTTTGTTTTTGACTACGTCAAAACCGCAGGCGAAGCGTTCAACAATCCAGGCGAGCGAGCCAATTTGGACGGTCGAGAGCGGCTTACGGCTTTGAACGAAGAAACTGGAAAACCGATTTGGCAACACACCTACGATTGTCCCTACAGCATTTCGTATCCCGCCGGACCTCGCTGTACTCCCACGGTCGACGGCGAGTACGTGTATGTCCTTGGCAGCGAAGGGGATCTGCGTGCGTTGCGAGTCACCGACGGTGAACTGGTTTGGAAACGTAGCTTGAAAGAAGACTTTTCCGCCGAGGTCCCAATCTGGGGCTTCGCGGCCCATCCGTTGGTCGACGGCGATTCGTTGTACACGATGGTCGGCGGCGAAGGACAAGGGATCGTCGCGTTCGACAAGCTGACCGGCGAAGTGAAGTGGAAGGCACTCGATACGGCCGCCGGTTACTGTCCGCCATCGATCATCCAACATGGTGGCGTGCGCCAGTTGATCGCCTATACACCAACGTCGGTGTCCAGTCTGAATCCGGCAAGCGGCGAATCCTATTGGTCCGTCCCGATCGCACCGATGTACGACATGTCGATCTCACGCCCGATGGTGGACGGCAACTTGATGTACGCCAGCGGCATTCGTAGTGAAGCGTTGATGATCGAACTGTCCAGCGATTCCCCCGACGCAAACGAATTGTGGCGAGGCGAACCCAAAGAAGCCGTCCACAGCGCCAACGCGACGCCGATCTTTGCCGACGGCGTCGTCTATGGAACCGATTGTGATCAAGGCAGTTTGATCGCCGTGGACAGCAAAGACGGTTCGCGTTTGTGGGAAACGTTCGAAGCCACCAAGCCGGGCGAGAAACGTTTCATCAAACACGGTACCGCGTTTCTAACACGGATCGCCGACACCGATCGCTATTTGATCTTTAGCGAGACCGGCGACTTGCAAATGGCACGTTTGACGGCCAAGGGATACGAGGACCTTGGCCGGTCCCGCATCCTTGAACCGACCGCCGAGTGTTTCGGACGCAGCGTCGTGTGGAGTCACCCGGCCTACGCCAACCGGACCGCCTACGCTCGCAATGACAACGAAATTGTCGCGGTCGACCTGGTAAAGTGA
- the asd gene encoding archaetidylserine decarboxylase (Phosphatidylserine decarboxylase is synthesized as a single chain precursor. Generation of the pyruvoyl active site from a Ser is coupled to cleavage of a Gly-Ser bond between the larger (beta) and smaller (alpha chains). It is an integral membrane protein.) — protein MDKIVYYDRYRDEACVEKVYGDKALRWTYQTLGGRISLNVLVKRALFSHWYGWKMDRADTRKKILPFVQEFELDATEFVRDVDDFANFNEFFFRELKPDARPIDPTASSVVFPADGRHLCVPDLSRCDGLFVKGEMFNLGTLLDNQRLTDRYANGSLLLSRLCPVDYHRFHFPVAGVPGATRLINGPLYSVNPIALCQNIHILAKNKRCVTEVQTESFGNVLMIEVGATCVGSICQTYAEGVMATKGSEKGYFRFGGSSTIMIFESGRIQFDQDLVDNSLQHRELYAKVGDHMGTSI, from the coding sequence ATGGACAAAATCGTTTACTACGACCGATATCGCGACGAGGCGTGCGTTGAAAAAGTTTACGGCGACAAAGCCCTGCGATGGACTTACCAAACGCTTGGCGGACGGATCTCTCTAAACGTGCTGGTGAAACGAGCTTTGTTTTCGCATTGGTATGGATGGAAGATGGATCGCGCTGACACGCGAAAGAAGATCTTGCCTTTCGTTCAAGAATTTGAACTCGACGCGACGGAGTTCGTACGCGACGTCGATGACTTCGCGAACTTCAATGAGTTCTTTTTTCGCGAACTAAAACCGGATGCGCGGCCGATTGACCCGACCGCTTCGTCGGTCGTGTTTCCCGCGGACGGCCGCCATTTATGCGTGCCAGACCTTTCGCGGTGTGACGGACTGTTCGTCAAAGGCGAAATGTTCAACCTCGGCACATTGCTGGATAACCAGAGACTCACAGACCGATACGCGAACGGCAGTCTACTGCTTTCGCGATTGTGTCCGGTCGACTACCACCGTTTCCACTTTCCGGTTGCCGGTGTGCCCGGCGCGACAAGATTGATCAATGGTCCGCTCTACTCGGTGAACCCGATCGCGCTCTGCCAGAACATTCACATCCTGGCAAAAAACAAACGCTGCGTGACCGAAGTACAAACGGAATCGTTTGGAAACGTTTTGATGATCGAAGTCGGCGCGACGTGCGTGGGCAGTATCTGCCAAACGTACGCCGAAGGCGTCATGGCCACCAAAGGAAGCGAAAAGGGATACTTTCGCTTCGGAGGCTCGTCGACGATCATGATCTTTGAATCTGGTCGCATTCAGTTCGACCAAGACCTTGTCGACAATTCACTGCAGCATCGAGAACTGTACGCAAAGGTAGGCGATCACATGGGTACGTCGATCTAA
- a CDS encoding sugar phosphate isomerase/epimerase family protein: MNRRKFLECGIAIGAVGVCASPALGGQLTGRIRKSLKYSMIDERLPLVQQFQLLKRAQFDGVEISLRNGLSPKEVRAAIDATEIEVHGVIHGADDEYSASIDLCEQVGGNTILVIAQEFEELSYAENFARSLDIVRRAIPRAEKQNVRLLIENVRASFLKTAEEMARFIDELESPAVGAYFDTGNTITWTRQTAQHWANVLGHRIVKVDIKDRGHTKFGDPKLKSQAAIGTNGGEVHWANVRKELADVSFSGWASAEVKGGDAERLTGISKWMDQVLDL, encoded by the coding sequence ATGAATCGGCGCAAGTTCCTGGAATGCGGAATCGCGATTGGTGCGGTCGGCGTGTGTGCTTCACCAGCATTGGGCGGACAGCTCACGGGAAGGATTCGCAAGTCGCTGAAGTATTCGATGATTGACGAACGCCTTCCATTGGTTCAGCAGTTTCAGCTTCTCAAGCGGGCCCAGTTCGACGGCGTCGAGATCAGTCTGCGTAACGGACTGTCGCCCAAGGAGGTCCGCGCCGCGATCGACGCTACTGAGATTGAAGTGCATGGTGTGATCCACGGGGCCGACGACGAATATTCGGCATCGATCGATCTTTGTGAACAGGTGGGCGGAAACACTATTCTTGTCATCGCCCAAGAATTTGAAGAGCTCAGCTATGCAGAGAACTTCGCGCGATCACTCGACATCGTCCGCAGGGCAATTCCACGTGCGGAAAAACAGAATGTTCGCTTGTTGATTGAAAACGTGCGTGCTTCGTTTCTCAAGACCGCTGAAGAAATGGCTCGCTTCATCGATGAATTAGAATCACCCGCGGTCGGTGCGTACTTCGATACCGGCAACACCATCACCTGGACGAGGCAAACGGCCCAGCACTGGGCAAACGTGCTGGGGCATCGGATTGTCAAGGTGGACATCAAGGACAGGGGGCACACGAAATTTGGTGACCCGAAGCTGAAGTCGCAAGCGGCTATTGGTACGAATGGCGGCGAGGTGCATTGGGCCAACGTTCGCAAGGAACTCGCCGACGTCAGCTTCTCGGGCTGGGCATCGGCCGAAGTCAAAGGCGGTGACGCCGAGCGACTGACGGGTATTTCAAAGTGGATGGATCAAGTGCTGGATTTGTGA
- a CDS encoding sulfatase family protein, producing the protein MHRNIISVRFVIANGLLLASTCFVNWECVADDSKDVKRPNILWIVGENLKLDLGCYGAANVETPALDALAEHGVRYTHVFSTSPVCAPSRSAFFVGMYQTTTDTHNMRSHRSDGYRLPEGVRPITHRLKDVGYFTANIATLGGQSVGSGKLDLNFVEEGKLYDTSEWEDLQGNQPFFAQINTLEAEYDIYDRQTWKQPRVEWKGERTHEQIATVDNVSPPPYYPDHPLVRKEWARYLNSVSGMDKTIGRVLTQLKDDGLADDTVVMFFGDNGRIEPRGIHWCYDTGLHVPMIIHWPANFAAPANYKAGSVSDQVISLIDITSTTLGFAGINRPLGMQGRIFMGNNLGPERQFAFSARDRIDETVNRIRSVRGKKFHYLRNYFPDRHFTSLNRYKEKCFPIKPLMRQLMAEGKLSAIPAALMSPTVPEEQLFDTENDPHEINNLATSSDPEHREALIQMRCALSVWMVETQDQGVFPEPQEIVAPFEKEMHDWFGTPQWYSNEHPNLQGD; encoded by the coding sequence ATGCATCGAAACATCATTTCTGTTCGGTTCGTGATCGCGAACGGGTTGCTGCTTGCTTCCACGTGCTTCGTGAATTGGGAATGTGTCGCGGACGATTCCAAAGATGTAAAGCGACCGAACATTCTGTGGATCGTGGGTGAGAATCTGAAGCTCGACCTGGGTTGTTACGGGGCCGCAAACGTCGAGACGCCTGCGCTGGATGCGTTAGCGGAACACGGAGTGCGATACACTCACGTGTTTTCAACGTCACCTGTATGTGCTCCCAGTCGCAGTGCCTTTTTCGTCGGCATGTATCAAACGACGACGGATACGCACAACATGCGTTCGCACCGCAGCGATGGCTATCGACTTCCCGAAGGCGTTCGCCCGATTACGCATCGCCTCAAAGACGTTGGCTACTTTACGGCGAACATTGCAACGCTGGGCGGCCAGTCGGTTGGGTCTGGAAAGCTGGACCTGAACTTTGTCGAAGAAGGAAAACTGTACGACACCAGCGAGTGGGAGGATCTGCAAGGTAACCAGCCATTCTTTGCTCAAATCAACACGCTGGAAGCCGAGTACGACATCTACGATCGGCAGACTTGGAAACAACCACGTGTTGAGTGGAAGGGCGAACGGACGCATGAACAAATAGCGACGGTCGATAACGTTAGTCCACCGCCCTACTATCCGGATCACCCGTTGGTCAGAAAAGAATGGGCCAGGTATTTGAATTCCGTTTCCGGAATGGACAAAACGATTGGCCGCGTGCTGACGCAATTGAAAGACGACGGCCTGGCCGACGATACGGTCGTCATGTTCTTTGGTGACAACGGGCGAATCGAACCGCGAGGAATTCACTGGTGCTATGACACCGGATTGCACGTTCCGATGATCATTCACTGGCCAGCGAATTTTGCTGCGCCTGCGAACTACAAAGCCGGTTCTGTCAGCGACCAGGTCATCAGTTTGATTGACATCACTTCAACAACGTTGGGGTTTGCTGGCATCAATCGACCGCTGGGAATGCAAGGGCGAATCTTCATGGGCAACAACCTGGGTCCGGAACGCCAATTCGCATTTTCAGCACGCGACCGAATTGACGAGACGGTCAATCGCATCCGCAGTGTTCGCGGGAAGAAGTTTCATTACCTTCGCAACTACTTTCCCGATCGCCACTTCACATCACTGAACCGCTACAAGGAAAAGTGCTTTCCAATCAAGCCACTGATGCGTCAGCTAATGGCCGAGGGCAAGTTGTCCGCGATTCCCGCGGCATTGATGTCGCCGACGGTTCCCGAAGAACAGTTGTTTGACACCGAAAACGATCCTCACGAGATCAATAATCTGGCGACGTCGAGTGATCCTGAGCATCGGGAAGCACTCATTCAGATGCGCTGCGCACTTTCGGTATGGATGGTCGAGACACAGGATCAGGGCGTCTTCCCAGAGCCCCAAGAAATCGTCGCTCCGTTTGAAAAGGAAATGCATGACTGGTTCGGCACTCCACAGTGGTACAGTAACGAGCACCCAAATTTGCAGGGTGACTAG
- a CDS encoding AAA family ATPase encodes MPRLPDDQIIESIRLYRDSLKQTQALYVEAGELIRGSYGWLSGGEHADAASISGQMDDLHQGFLMKVFAAVVPDASSKNMEQRQLGRALLEHIWGKSVMGNQLHEAVDWLIDASNGFQWSELVRPFAEIPAIRDRWGELESLAIRQANLLASVDGNIDLADNESITAMQNQFDALQGAAPETLANEVDTNNARDAISWLRDEAKRLRDGVSVTAAEKPTPMAGPGGSTNTPKPATQPTPQPADDRTPEQRLAEARAKLNRLVGLDGIKDQIETLTNFLKMERMREEQGLPTTRPSLHMSFVGNPGTGKTTVARIVADIYGALGILEKGHLVETDRSGLVAEYAGQTGPKTNAKVDEALDGVLFIDEAYTLIDESGQDQYGREAVQTLLKRMEDQRERLVVILAGYPVEMQTMIRSNPGLSSRVGTTMTFDDYSPQDLCRIFELIASKAKYSLPTEARRRLLRGFTYLYIGRDRHFGNGRCSRNSFERSVRRLANRLSKLSDISRDLLTTLEAEDIEVAGVSDAHLIAMAAEKGNVRVKCTHCGAAEVIDDAMLGTEVTCKACEKPFAADWGDPVAAMVGPPEEETVASPS; translated from the coding sequence ATGCCACGACTTCCCGACGACCAAATCATCGAATCGATCCGGTTGTACCGCGATTCGCTCAAGCAAACGCAAGCACTTTATGTCGAAGCGGGCGAGTTGATTCGGGGATCGTACGGCTGGCTTTCGGGGGGCGAGCACGCCGACGCCGCATCGATTTCGGGCCAGATGGACGACTTGCATCAGGGTTTCCTGATGAAAGTCTTTGCCGCCGTCGTCCCCGACGCCAGCAGCAAGAATATGGAACAACGCCAACTCGGCCGCGCGCTTTTGGAACACATTTGGGGCAAGTCCGTGATGGGCAACCAACTGCACGAAGCGGTGGATTGGCTGATTGATGCGTCGAATGGGTTCCAGTGGAGCGAACTGGTTCGGCCGTTCGCCGAAATCCCCGCCATCCGCGACCGCTGGGGCGAACTCGAATCACTCGCCATCCGACAAGCCAATTTATTGGCGTCCGTCGACGGCAATATCGACCTTGCCGATAACGAGAGCATCACGGCGATGCAGAACCAATTCGACGCACTGCAAGGTGCTGCACCGGAGACGCTTGCCAACGAAGTCGATACCAATAACGCGCGCGATGCGATCAGCTGGTTACGTGACGAAGCGAAACGGCTTCGCGACGGAGTCAGTGTCACAGCCGCCGAGAAACCGACGCCGATGGCCGGTCCCGGCGGTTCGACCAACACGCCCAAACCGGCAACCCAACCCACGCCCCAGCCCGCCGACGACCGAACGCCCGAACAACGACTGGCCGAAGCCCGCGCAAAGCTCAATCGATTGGTCGGACTGGATGGCATCAAGGACCAAATCGAAACGCTGACCAACTTCTTAAAGATGGAACGCATGCGGGAAGAGCAAGGCTTGCCGACGACGCGGCCCAGCCTGCACATGTCGTTCGTCGGCAATCCCGGCACCGGGAAAACGACCGTGGCGCGGATCGTCGCCGACATCTACGGCGCGCTGGGAATTTTGGAAAAAGGACACTTGGTCGAAACCGATCGCAGCGGATTGGTTGCCGAGTACGCCGGTCAAACCGGACCCAAGACGAATGCCAAAGTCGACGAAGCGCTCGACGGGGTGCTGTTCATCGACGAAGCCTACACGCTGATCGACGAAAGTGGACAAGACCAATACGGCCGCGAAGCCGTTCAAACGCTGCTGAAACGAATGGAAGATCAACGCGAACGACTGGTCGTCATCTTGGCCGGCTATCCGGTCGAAATGCAAACGATGATTCGCAGCAATCCCGGGCTCAGCTCGCGAGTCGGCACGACGATGACGTTCGACGATTATTCGCCACAAGATCTTTGCCGCATTTTCGAACTGATCGCGTCGAAGGCAAAATACAGCCTGCCGACCGAGGCACGTCGACGACTGCTGCGTGGCTTCACGTATCTTTACATCGGACGCGATCGTCACTTCGGCAATGGCCGTTGTTCGCGAAACAGTTTTGAACGCAGCGTTCGCCGGTTGGCCAATCGATTGTCAAAACTGTCGGACATCAGCCGCGATTTGCTGACGACGCTGGAAGCCGAAGACATCGAAGTCGCCGGCGTCAGCGACGCCCACCTGATCGCGATGGCGGCTGAAAAGGGCAACGTGCGGGTCAAGTGCACCCACTGCGGAGCCGCCGAAGTCATCGACGACGCGATGTTGGGAACGGAAGTCACATGCAAGGCATGCGAAAAACCGTTCGCCGCGGATTGGGGTGACCCGGTCGCCGCGATGGTCGGCCCGCCCGAAGAAGAAACCGTCGCCTCGCCGAGCTGA